In Thunnus thynnus chromosome 11, fThuThy2.1, whole genome shotgun sequence, the following proteins share a genomic window:
- the nr4a2a gene encoding nuclear receptor subfamily 4 group A member 2a isoform X2 — MPCVQAQYGSSPQGASPASQSYSYHTAGEYSCDFLTPEFVKFSMDLTNTEITATTSLPSFSTFMDNYSTGYDVKPPCLYQMPHSGEQSSIKVEDVQMHNYHQQSHLPPQSEEMMAHSGPTMYFKPSSPHAPSTPNFQVQPNHMWEDPGSLHSFHQNYVAATSHMMDQRKNPVSRLSLFSFKQSPPGTPVSSCQMRFDGPLHVSMSHDNPGAHRGLDGQSFAVPSAIRKQAGLAFPHSLQLGHGHQLVDSQVPSPPSRGSPSNEGLCAVCGDNAACQHYGVRTCEGCKGFFKRTVQKNAKYVCLANKNCPVDKRRRNRCQFCRFQKCLVVGMVREGRRGRLPSKPKSPQEPSPPSPPVSLISALVRAHVDSNPSMSALDYSRFQANPDYQMTGDNTQHIQQFYDLLTGSMEIIRGWAEKIPGFSDLPKQDQDLLFESAFLELFVLRLAYRSNPVEGKLIFCNGVVLHRLQCVRGFGEWVDSIVEFSSNLQSMNIDISAFSCIAALAMVTERHGLKEPKRVEDLQNKIVNCLKDQVTFNGGGLNRPNYLSKLLGKLPELRTLCTQGLQRIFYLKLEDLVPPPAIIDKLFLDTLPF, encoded by the exons ATGCCCTGCGTTCAGGCTCAGTATGGATCATCACCCCAAGGAGCCAGTCCTGCCTCCCAGAGCTACAGCTACCACACCGCAGGAGAATACAGCTGCGACTTCTTAACACCCGAGTTTGTTAAGTTTAGCATGGACTTGACCAACACTGAGATCACAGCCACCACTTCTCTCCCAAGTTTCAGTACATTCATGGACAACTATAGCACCGGTTACGACGTTAAACCGCCCTGTCTGTATCAGATGCCCCACTCTGGAGAGCAGTCCTCTATCAAGGTGGAGGACGTCCAGATGCACAACTACCACCAGCAGAGCCACCTGCCACCTCAGTCAGAAGAAATGATGGCTCACTCTGGGCCCACTATGTACTTCAAACCCTCCTCTCCTCATGCCCCGAGTACACCAAACTTCCAGGTTCAACCTAATCACATGTGGGAGGACCCTGGCTCCCTCCACAGTTTTCACCAGAACTATGTTGCGGCAACGTCTCATATGATGGACCAGCGCAAGAATCCGGTGTCCAGGCTTTCGCTCTTCTCCTTCAAGCAGTCCCCGCCCGGTACTCCTGTTTCCAGCTGTCAGATGCGGTTCGACGGGCCGCTGCACGTCTCCATGAGCCACGATAACCCGGGCGCGCACCGCGGCCTGGACGGCCAGAGCTTCGCGGTTCCCAGCGCCATAAGGAAACAGGCTGGTCTGGCCTTTCCTCACTCCCTGCAGCTCGGCCACGGGCACCAGCTGGTGGACAGCCAAGTGCCATCGCCCCCGTCCCGAGGATCTCCGTCAAACGAGGGTCTGTGTGCGGTATGTGGGGACAACGCAGCCTGCCAGCATTATGGAGTGAGAACCTGCGAGGGCTGCAAAGGATTTTTCAAG cGCACCGTccagaaaaatgcaaaatacgTGTGTTTAGCAAATAAAAACTGTCCTGTTGACAAACGCCGGAGAAATCGTTGCCAGTTCTGCCGTTTCCAGAAGTGCCTTGTCGTCGGAATGGTGAGAGAAG GTCGAAGAGGACGCCTGCCATCCAAACCTAAAAGCCCCCAAGAGCCCTCCCCTCCGTCGCCACCGGTGAGCCTCATAAGCGCGCTTGTTAGGGCCCATGTGGACTCCAACCCCTCCATGTCAGCTTTGGACTACTCCAGG TTCCAGGCTAACCCTGACTACCAAATGACTGGAGACAACACTCAGCACATTCAGCAGTTCTATGATCTCCTGACGGGCTCCATGGAGATCATCCGGGGCTGGGCGGAGAAGATCCCTGGCTTTTCTGATCTACCGAAGCAAGATCAGGATCTCCTCTTCGAATCAGCCTTCCTTGAACTTTTTGTCCTGCGGCTGGCGTACAG GTCCAACCCGGTGGAAGGCAAACTTATTTTTTGTAATGGAGTGGTGTTACACAGGCTACAGTGCGTCCGTGGATTTGGAGAGTGGGTGGACTCGATCGTGGAGTTTTCTTCCAACTTGCAGAGCATGAACATAGACATCTCAGCTTTCTCCTGCATCGCAGCGCTGGCCATGGTAACAG AGCGACACGGGCTTAAGGAACCCAAGAGAGTCGAGGATCTTCAAAACAAGATAGTCAACTGCCTCAAAGATCAAGTGACGTTCAATGGCGGTGGATTGAATCGTCCAAACTACTTGTCAAAACTCTTGGGAAAGCTCCCTGAACTCCGCACACTATGTACCCAAGGTCTGCAGCGTATCTTTTACTTAAAACTAGAAGATCTAGTCCCTCCGCCAGCAATAATTGACAAACTTTTCCTCGACACCCTACCTTTCTGA
- the nr4a2a gene encoding nuclear receptor subfamily 4 group A member 2a isoform X1, with translation MPCVQAQYGSSPQGASPASQSYSYHTAGEYSCDFLTPEFVKFSMDLTNTEITATTSLPSFSTFMDNYSTGYDVKPPCLYQMPHSGEQSSIKVEDVQMHNYHQQSHLPPQSEEMMAHSGPTMYFKPSSPHAPSTPNFQVQPNHMWEDPGSLHSFHQNYVAATSHMMDQRKNPVSRLSLFSFKQSPPGTPVSSCQMRFDGPLHVSMSHDNPGAHRGLDGQSFAVPSAIRKQAGLAFPHSLQLGHGHQLVDSQVPSPPSRGSPSNEGLCAVCGDNAACQHYGVRTCEGCKGFFKRTVQKNAKYVCLANKNCPVDKRRRNRCQFCRFQKCLVVGMVREVVRTDNLKGRRGRLPSKPKSPQEPSPPSPPVSLISALVRAHVDSNPSMSALDYSRFQANPDYQMTGDNTQHIQQFYDLLTGSMEIIRGWAEKIPGFSDLPKQDQDLLFESAFLELFVLRLAYRSNPVEGKLIFCNGVVLHRLQCVRGFGEWVDSIVEFSSNLQSMNIDISAFSCIAALAMVTERHGLKEPKRVEDLQNKIVNCLKDQVTFNGGGLNRPNYLSKLLGKLPELRTLCTQGLQRIFYLKLEDLVPPPAIIDKLFLDTLPF, from the exons ATGCCCTGCGTTCAGGCTCAGTATGGATCATCACCCCAAGGAGCCAGTCCTGCCTCCCAGAGCTACAGCTACCACACCGCAGGAGAATACAGCTGCGACTTCTTAACACCCGAGTTTGTTAAGTTTAGCATGGACTTGACCAACACTGAGATCACAGCCACCACTTCTCTCCCAAGTTTCAGTACATTCATGGACAACTATAGCACCGGTTACGACGTTAAACCGCCCTGTCTGTATCAGATGCCCCACTCTGGAGAGCAGTCCTCTATCAAGGTGGAGGACGTCCAGATGCACAACTACCACCAGCAGAGCCACCTGCCACCTCAGTCAGAAGAAATGATGGCTCACTCTGGGCCCACTATGTACTTCAAACCCTCCTCTCCTCATGCCCCGAGTACACCAAACTTCCAGGTTCAACCTAATCACATGTGGGAGGACCCTGGCTCCCTCCACAGTTTTCACCAGAACTATGTTGCGGCAACGTCTCATATGATGGACCAGCGCAAGAATCCGGTGTCCAGGCTTTCGCTCTTCTCCTTCAAGCAGTCCCCGCCCGGTACTCCTGTTTCCAGCTGTCAGATGCGGTTCGACGGGCCGCTGCACGTCTCCATGAGCCACGATAACCCGGGCGCGCACCGCGGCCTGGACGGCCAGAGCTTCGCGGTTCCCAGCGCCATAAGGAAACAGGCTGGTCTGGCCTTTCCTCACTCCCTGCAGCTCGGCCACGGGCACCAGCTGGTGGACAGCCAAGTGCCATCGCCCCCGTCCCGAGGATCTCCGTCAAACGAGGGTCTGTGTGCGGTATGTGGGGACAACGCAGCCTGCCAGCATTATGGAGTGAGAACCTGCGAGGGCTGCAAAGGATTTTTCAAG cGCACCGTccagaaaaatgcaaaatacgTGTGTTTAGCAAATAAAAACTGTCCTGTTGACAAACGCCGGAGAAATCGTTGCCAGTTCTGCCGTTTCCAGAAGTGCCTTGTCGTCGGAATGGTGAGAGAAG TTGTCCGAACGGATAATTTGAAAGGTCGAAGAGGACGCCTGCCATCCAAACCTAAAAGCCCCCAAGAGCCCTCCCCTCCGTCGCCACCGGTGAGCCTCATAAGCGCGCTTGTTAGGGCCCATGTGGACTCCAACCCCTCCATGTCAGCTTTGGACTACTCCAGG TTCCAGGCTAACCCTGACTACCAAATGACTGGAGACAACACTCAGCACATTCAGCAGTTCTATGATCTCCTGACGGGCTCCATGGAGATCATCCGGGGCTGGGCGGAGAAGATCCCTGGCTTTTCTGATCTACCGAAGCAAGATCAGGATCTCCTCTTCGAATCAGCCTTCCTTGAACTTTTTGTCCTGCGGCTGGCGTACAG GTCCAACCCGGTGGAAGGCAAACTTATTTTTTGTAATGGAGTGGTGTTACACAGGCTACAGTGCGTCCGTGGATTTGGAGAGTGGGTGGACTCGATCGTGGAGTTTTCTTCCAACTTGCAGAGCATGAACATAGACATCTCAGCTTTCTCCTGCATCGCAGCGCTGGCCATGGTAACAG AGCGACACGGGCTTAAGGAACCCAAGAGAGTCGAGGATCTTCAAAACAAGATAGTCAACTGCCTCAAAGATCAAGTGACGTTCAATGGCGGTGGATTGAATCGTCCAAACTACTTGTCAAAACTCTTGGGAAAGCTCCCTGAACTCCGCACACTATGTACCCAAGGTCTGCAGCGTATCTTTTACTTAAAACTAGAAGATCTAGTCCCTCCGCCAGCAATAATTGACAAACTTTTCCTCGACACCCTACCTTTCTGA
- the LOC137192607 gene encoding glycerol-3-phosphate dehydrogenase, mitochondrial-like, whose amino-acid sequence MNLAIALTAARYGAAIANYTEVVHLLKRADPQTGKERVCGVHCRDVITGQEFDVRAKCVINATGPFTNALRKMDDQKNPDICQPSAGVHIVILGYYRTICAPRVDARGAAAGIETS is encoded by the exons ATGAACCTCGCCATCGCCCTCACTGCTGCCAGGTATGGGGCTGCCATAGCCAATTACACTGAAGTGGTGCACCTACTGAAGAGGGCAGACCCACAGACGGGGAAGGAGAGGGTCTGCGGAGTGCACTGCAGGGATGTGATCACAG GGCAGGAATTTGATGTCAGAGCCAAATGTGTTATCAATGCCACGGGACCTTTTACGAACGCGCTGCGGAAAATGGATGATCAGAAGAACCCCGACATCTGTCAGCCCAGTGCTGGGGTGCACATCGTCATCCTGGGCTATTACAG GACGATATGTGCACCCCGGGTTGATGCTAGGGGAGCAGCGGCTGGAATTGAAACCAGCTGA